The window GGCCGTGTTGAATCAGGTATCGTGAAAGTAGGCGAATCAGTTGAAATCGTTGGTATTCGTGATACTCAAGTAACTACAGTTACTGGCGTAGAAATGTTCCGTAAGCTTCTTGACGAAGGCCGTGCGGGCGAGAACTGCGGTGTTCTTCTTCGCGGTACTAAGCGTGAAGACGTTCAGCGCGGTCAAGTATTGGCTAAGCCGGGCGCAATCAAGCCGCACACTAAATTCGATGCGGAAGTATACGTGCTTTCTAAAGAAGAAGGCGGCCGTCACACTCCATTCCTTAACGGCTACCGCCCGCAGTTCTACTTCCGTACAACTGACGTAACTGGCGCGATCAAGCTGCAAGACGGCGTTGAAATGGTTATGCCTGGCGACAACGTTGAAATGTCAGTAGAGTTGATCCACCCGATCGCAATGGACGCTGGCTTGCGCTTCGCAATCCGTGAAGGCGGCCGTACAGTGGGCGCTGGTGTTGTTGCGAAAGTAACTGCATAATTATAAGATAAGTACTGCAGACCGGGAGTTTTGGCTCCCGGCCCGCTTTTCAGGCCAGTAGTTCAATTGGTAGAGCGTCGGTCTCCAAAACCGAATGTTGGGGGTTCGAGTCCCTCCTGGCCTGCCAATTTTTTCAAAAAGAAGCTTGATGCTGGCTAAACTGGTCATATAATAAGTCGCGAATCCTACGACGAGTACAAAAATGTCGAATGATAAATCGCGTGACGCATTGAGCGACGCGCCAATTCCTCAAAGAAATAATCCTGCTGAAATTGTTAATTCAAGTTCCCCTTTAGATGTTGTTCTATGGGTTATCGCCTTGATTTTATTGATCGGCGCGATGATGGCGAATCAGCATTTGCCAGCATACTGGGCGCCGGCAAATGATATTTGGGTGCGCGTTGGGGTGATTTTGGCTTGTATCATCGTGGCTTTAGGTTTATTATACGCCACCCATCAAGGCAAAGGCTTCATCCGCCTGCTGAAAGATGCGCGGATTGAGCTGCGTCGTGTGACTTGGCCCACCAAGCAGGAGACAGTGACCACATCTTGGCATGTCCTTGCGGTTGTCGTGATTGCATCCATAGTTTTATGGTGCTTCGACTATGTGTTGGGCTGGTTAATGAAGTTTATTATCGGGTAAGAGAGCTATGAAACGTTGGTACATTATTCATGCCTATTCAGGCTATGAAAAACAGGTGTTGCGCTCGCTTAATGATCGAATCCAGCGTAGCGCTGTAGCCGATAGCTTTGGTGAAGTCCTCGTCCCTACCGAAGAAGTAGTGGAAATGAAGGATGGCAAGAAACGCAAATCAGAACGGAAATTCTTTCCCGGCTATGTGTTAGTCGAAATGGAAATGAATGATGAAACTTGGCACATTGTTAAAGAATGTCCAAAAGTATTAGGCTTTATTGGCGGCACGGCGGAAAAGCCTGCGCCAATCACGCAGAAAGAAGCGGATGCGATTCTTGCGCGTGTGCGCAATACCGGCGAAGCGCCTCGTCCTAAGACGATGTTTGAGCCGGGCGAAGAGCTGCTGGTTATTGACGGTCCATTCACAGACTTTAAAGGTGTGGTGGAAGAGGTTCAGTACGAGAAATCACGCTTGACGCTGACGATTAATGTATTTAACCGGCCGACGCAGGTTGAACTGGAATTCCGCCAAGTCGAAAAATCAGTTTAAGCTGTATTGGCTGTAAAACGCCCGGTTTTCTATAAACCGGGCATTATTGTTGTAACGATACCGTTGCTTATAAATTGGGGAGCCTAGCGGCGTTTGCACCCAGAGGTAATTTGAAATGGCTAAGAAGATTGACAGCTATATCAAGCTGCAAGTTCCAGCTGGTAAAGCGAATCCATCTCCACCGATTGGTCCTGCACTGGGTCAGCGCGGTGTGAACATCATGGCATTCTGTAAAGAATTCAATGCTGCGACACAAAAAGTTGAAGCTGGCCTGCCAATTCCAGTCGTGATCACTGTGTACAACGACAAGTCGTTCACATTCATCATGAAAACTCCGCCTGCAGCTGTTCTTCTGAAGAAAGCTGCCGGCATCCAGAAAGGTTCTGCTGTGCCTAACAAAACTAAAGTTGGCAAGCTGACCCGCGCTCAGTTGGAAGAAATTGCGACTACTAAAGAACCGGATTTGACTGGTGCTGATTTAGACGCTCGTGTACGCACCATCGCTGGTTCTGCACGTTCTATGGGCTTGGAAGTGGAGCTATAAGACATGGCAAAGTTAACTAAACGTCAAAAAGCCATTGCTGCTGCTTTAGAAGCAAACAAAGTTTACACTTTGGAAGAAGCAGTGCAGGTTCTGAACAGCCTTCCAGCGCCTAAATTCAAAGAATCTTTGGATGTTGCTGTGAATCTGGGTGTAGATCCGCGTAAATCTGACCAGGTTGTCCGCGGCGCGACTACGCTTCCTGCAGGTACAGGTAAAACTGTGCGTGTAGCGGTATTCGCTCAAGGCGCAGCTGCAGAAGCGGCGAAAGAAGCTGGCGCAGACATCGTTGGTTTTGATGACCTTGCTGAAAGCATTCAGGCAGGCAACCTTGACTTTGACGTAGTGATTGCAGCTCCGGATGCAATGCGCGTTGTCGGTAAGCTGGGTACTGTTCTTGGTCCGCGCGGCTTAATGCCGAACCCGAAAGTGGGTACTGTAACTCCTGACGTAGCGACTGCAGTTAAAAATGCAAAAGCTGGTCAAGCGCGTTACCGTGTAGACAAAGCGGGTATCATCCACGCTGCGATCGGCCAAGTAGGCTTTACTGCTGAAGCGATCCGCTCAAACGTTGAAACTTTAGTTGCTGACTTGAAAAAATTAAAGCCGGCTACTTCTAAAGGCGTTTACATTCAAAAGATCACTCTGAGCTCAACTATGGGCCCGGGTCTGGTTGTTGAAGTAGCGAACGTTTCTAAATAAGCTGCGGCTTATTGAAAGAATTTTAAAGCCCTGAGTAATATTTGAAGCGCTGCTTCAAATATTATGCAAGAGAAGCCGGTTTCGGACTGCTTGCAAGCTTAGGCAAACTTTGAATTGATAAATGTAAATTTGTCAGCGTCAAAGACCTCGGGCGAGGGGAGTTTTACGCTTCCTTCTTAATCCTCCAGCCTGAGCAGACGCGGTGGTGTGATTTGTTCATCCTCCGCGTGCAGGTTCAGCGATGGGCCTGCGAATTGGGAGTGTGCTCTTTGCTGGAGTGCATAAATCACCGTTAGGAGGTTTTACAATGGCTCTTCTTATCGAAGACAAAAAACAGATCGTTGCTGAAGTAGCTGAAGTTGCTTCTACAGCGTTTGCTGCTGTTGTTGCTGACTACCAAGGTTTAACTGTTGAGCAGCTGACTGCTCTTCGTGTTGAAGCCCGCAAGCTGGGTGTTGCTACACGCGTTGTACGTAATACTTTGGCTAAGCGCGCTCTTCAAGATACGCAATTCACGATCTTGAATGACAACCTTGTTGGCCCAACAATCTTAGCTTTCTCGACTTCTGAAGACGACATGGGCGCAGCTGCGCGCTTGTTCGAAGAATTCGCTAAAACTAACAAAGCATTTGAGCTTAAAGCTGCTGCATTTGACGGCAAGCTTTATCAAGGTGCTGACGTTAGCGTTATCGCGAACCTGCCGAACCAAGAAAAAGCGCTTACTATGCTTGCCAATGTTCTTCAAGCTCCTATTTCGAAATTGGGCCGCTTGCTTACAGCGCTTCAAGAGAAAAACGAGTCAGAAGCTGCATAAGCTTAAATCATTTTACACACCATTCAATTTCCATTTGGAGTTATTCTCATGGCTTTAACAAACGAAGAAATCCTGAACGCAGTTGCTGAAAAAACTGTTCTTGAACTTGTTGAACTGATCTCTGCTTTCGAAGAGAAATTCAACGTTTCTGCTGCTGCTGTAGCTGTAGCTGCTGGTCCAGCTGCTGCTGCTGTTGAAGAGCAAACTGAATTCAACGTTGAGCTGACTTCTTTCGGCGCGAACAAAGTAGCTGTAATTAAAGCAGTTCGTGAAGTTACTGGCCTTGGCTTGAAAGAAGCTAAAGACCTGGTTGAAGGCGCTCCTTCACTTCTTAAAGAAGGCGTTTCTAAAGAAGAAGCTGAAGAACTTAAGAAGAAACTTGATGAAACTGGTGCTACAATTACTGTTAAGTAATTTCGCCAGGGGGCAAATATTAATTTGACCCCGAAAATTGGCTGATGGCTCTTGGGTCATCAGCCTTTTTGCGTTACACTAATCGGCTCGATTTTTGTTTGCATAATATAAAAATCGTACAGATTAGAAATAAAGATAAATACTAAACGCTTACCAATATTTTTCCGTTTAAAAAATATTGTTAAGCGTTTTAATACCACTATAAATTGCAGCATTTGTAAAAGTGGTGGCCATATCGGCCTGCGTAATTCCTTCTGAACCCGTTCTGCAGGCGGGTTCGGTTTACTTTCCGAGGACTCCAGATGGCATACTCATATACCGAAAAGAAACGGATCCGTAAGAATTTTGGTAAATTGCCCAAGGTAATGGACGTTCCGTACTTGCTCGCGATTCAAGTCGACTCGTACAGAACTTTCTTGCAAGACGGCAAAACTCCAAAAAACCGCGAAGATATCGGTCTCCAAGCCGCATTTCGTTCAGTTTTTCCTATAGAAAGTTATTCTGGCAATGCTGCTTTAGAATTTGTTGAGTATAGTCTTGGTAAGCCTGAGTTTGATGTCCGCGAGTGCATTCTCCGCGGCTCGACTTATGCAGCGCCAATGCGTGTAAAAATCCGTTTGATCTTGAAAGATCGCGAAACCAAATCAATTAAAGACGTCCGCGAGCAGGAAGTCTACATGGGCGAAATGCCGCTCATGACCGATAACGGTACTTTCGTTATCAACGGCACTGAGCGTGTAATTGTGTCTCAATTGCACCGTTCTCCGGGCGTGTTCTTTGACCACGACAAGGGCAAAACCCATTCCAGCGGCAAAGTGCTGTATTCCGCACGCATCATTCCTTACCGCGGTTCATGGCTGGACTTCGAATTTGACGCCAAAGACCTTGTTTACGTGCGTATTGACCGCCGCCGCAAGCTGCTGGCGACCGTTGTGCTGCGCGCACTGGGCTACAGCAACTCGCAGATTCTGGATTTGTTCTACGAAAAAGTGCCTGTATACCTGGATATGGGCAGCTATCAGATTGACCTGGTGCCGGAACGCCTGCGCGGCGAAATGGCGCAGTTCGATATTGCTGACAAAGACGGCAAAGTCATTGTGGAGCAGGGCAAGCGCATCAATGCGCGCCACGTGCGCCAAATGGAAGCAGCCGGCCTTGAAAAGCTTTCTGTGCCTGATGAATACCTGTATGAGCGCATTATCGCGGAAGACGTTGCTTTGCGCGACGGCGATGTGATTGCAGCAAACACCGTACTCAGCCATGAAATTATGGTGAAGCTGGCGGAAGGCGGCGTTAAGCAGTTCAACATCCTGTTCACCAATGACATTGACCGCGGTTCATTCATTGCCGACTCATTGCGCGCAGACACCACGGCAGGCCGTGAAGAAGCGCTGGTTGAAATCTACAAGGTAATGCGTCCGGGCGAGCCGCCAACTAAAGAAGCGGCTGAAAACCTGTTCAACAATCTGTTCTTCTCTTCAGAGCGCTATGACCTGTCGCCGGTTGGCCGCATGAAGTTCAACCGCCGCCTGGGCCGTCCTTATGAAGTAGGCACGGATCAGAAATCGCGTGAAGTTGAAGGCATTCTGTCGAACGAAGACATTACTGACGTTCTGAAAACATTGGTTGAAATCCGCAACGGTAAAGGTGAAGTCGACGATATCGACCACTTGGGCAACCGCCGCGTGCGTTCAGTCGGTGAGATGACTGAAAACCAGTTCCGTGTTGGTTTAGTTCGTGTAGAGCGCGCTGTTAAAGAGCGTTTAAGCCAGGCTGAAACAGACAATCTATCTCCGCAGGATTTGATCAATGCGAAGCCAGTGGCTGCTGCAATCAAGGAATTCTTCGGTTCAAGCCAGCTGTCCCAGTTCATGGACCAGAACAACCCGCTGTCTGAGATTACCCATAAGCGCCGCGTTTCAGCGCTTGGCCCGGGCGGCTTGACGCGTGAACGCGCAGGCTTTGAAGTGCGTGACGTACATCAGACTCACTACGGCCGCGTATGTCCAATTGAAACGCCTGAAGGTCCAAACATTGGCCTGATCAACTCGCTTTCTGTTTATGCGAAATGCAACAACTTCGGTTTCCTGGAAACGCCATACCGCAAAGTGGTTGATGGCCGCGTAACAGACGACGTTGAATACCTGTCTGCGATTGAAGAAGTAGGCACTGTGATTGCGCAGGCCGACTCCGGCGTAGATGCAGACGGCAACTTGACGGAAGAATTCGTATCTGTGCGCCATCAGGGCGACTTCGTGCGCATGCCTCCTGAAAAAGTTACGCATATGGACGTTTCTGCACAGCAGGTTGTGTCTGTCGCTGCCTCACTGATTCCATTCCTTGAACACGATGACGCCAACCGCGCATTGATGGGTTCAAACATGCAGCGTCAGGCTGTGCCTACATTGATTGCTGACAAGCCGCTTGTAGGTACAGGCATGGAAGCGAATGTAGCGCATGACTCCGGCGTGTGCGTGCTGGCGCAGCGCGGCGGCCGCATTGACTTTGTTGACGCTTCCCGCGTGGTTATCCGCGTCAATGAAGAAGAAATGGTGGCAGGCGAAGCAGGCGTAGATATCTACAACCTGATCAAATACACCCGTTCTAACCAGAACACCTGCATCAACCAGAAAGTTCTGGTGAAGCTGGGCGATAAAGTCGGGCGCGGCGATGTGCTGGCGGACGGCCCGTCGACGGATGGCGGCGAGCTGGCGCTGGGTCAAAACATGCGCGTTGCGTTCATGACCTGGAACGGCTACAACTATGAAGACTCGATCCTGCTTTCTGAGCGCGTTCTGCAGGAAGACCGCTTAACTTCGATCCATATTCAGGAACTGTCATGCGTCGCGCGCGACACCAAACTGGGTGCGGAAGAAATTACTGCGGATATCCCGAACGTAGGCGAAGCTGCGCTGTCCAAACTGGATGAGTCAGGCATTGTTTACATCGGCGCTGAAGTGACTGCGGGCGATATTCTGGTCGGCAAAGTAACGCCTAAAGGCGAAACCCAGCTGACTCCTGAAGAAAAACTGCTTCGCGCAATCTTCGGTGAAAAAGCGGCTGACGTGAAAGATTCATCTTTGCGCGTATCTTCAGGCGTGAAAGGCACCGTGATTGACGTTCAGGTGTTTACGCGTGACGGCCTTGAAAAAGACGACCGCGCGCAAGCGATTGAAAAAGCGCAGCTGGATGCTTACCGCAAAGACTTGAAAGAAGAATACAAAATCTTCGAAGAAGCTGCGCGCGAACGCATTATCCGCCTGCTGAAAGGCCAGGAGTCTAACGGCGGCGGCACCACTAAGCGCGGTGACAAAATCACTGAAGAGCTGCTGTCTGGCTTAGAGCTGGTTGACTTGCTGGAAATTCAGCCAAGCGATGAAGCTGTTGCTGAGCGCCTGACGCAAATTCAGGTCTTCCTGAAAGAGAAGAGCTTCGAGATTGACGAGAAGTTTGCTGAGAAGAAGCGCAAGCTTTCGACTGGCGACGAGCTGACCACTGGCGTGCTGAAAGTAGTTAAGGTTTACTTAGCTGTTAAGCGCCGCATTCAGCCGGGCGATAAAATGGCCGGCCGTCACGGTAACAAAGGTGTTGTATCCAACATCCTGCCGGTGGAAGACATGCCGCATGACGCCAACGGCGTGCCTGTAGATGTCGTGCTTAACCCGCTGGGCGTACCGTCGCGTATGAACGTGGGCCAGATTCTTGAAACCCACTTGGGCATGGCGGCTAAAGGCCTTGGCGATCAAATCGACAAGATGCTGAAGCAGCAGCGCACTGTGCTGGAACTGCGTGAATTCTTAGACAAGATTTACAACAAGGTCGGCGGCGAGCAGGAAGATCTGGACAGCTTGACGGATGATGAAATCCTGGCGCTTTCCGGCAACCTCCGCGCGGGCGTGCCATTGGCGACTCCGGTATTTGACGGCGCTGAAGAATCGCAGATCAAAGACCTGCTTGAGCTTGCGAACATCTCGCGCACGGGTCAAACCGTATTGTATGATGGCCGCACAGGCGAGCGTTTTGACCGTCCGGTAACTGTCGGCTACATGTACATGCTGAAGCTGAACCACTTGGTAGACGACAAAATGCATGCGCGTTCTACCGGTTCTTACTCGCTTGTTACCCAGCAGCCATTGGGCGGTAAAGCGCAGTTCGGCGGCCAGCGTTTCGGTGAGATGGAAGTCTGGGCGCTTGAAGCATACGGCGCAGCTTACACGCTTCAGGAAATGCTTACAGTTAAGTCGGATGACGTTGAAGGCCGTACCCGCATCTATAAGAACATTGTAGATGGCAACCATTATATGGATCCGGGCATGCCTGAATCGTTCAACGTATTGACCAAAGAGATCCGTTCTTTAGGTATCAACATTGAACTGAAAAATGGTGACTAAGTAACCATTAATCCCCCCAGCCCCCTTTGAGAAAGGGGGAGTTCCAGCGCTAAATAAGCTGGAGCTTCCCTCCTTTGCTGAAGGAGGGACTGAGGGAGGATTGTTCAGTTAAAAAACAATATTTGTGACCCAGCCGGGAAGCGAAAATCTTCTCGGCACACGGAGAAAAAAATTGAAAGACTTGCTCGATATCATGCGCAAAAAGACGGACTCAGACGGTCATGCTCCAGTAGAGTTTGACCGCATCCGTATTGGTCTTGCGTCACCAGAAATGATTAAGTCATGGTCTCACGGCGAAGTGAAAAAGCCTGAGACAATCAACTACCGCACGTTCAAGCCTGAACGCGACGGCTTATTCTGCGCCAAAATCTTTGGCCCGGTAAAAGATTACGAATGCTTGTGCGGTAAATACAAGCGCATGAAATACAAAGGCGTCATTTGTGAAAAATGCGGCGTCGAAGTAA is drawn from Acinetobacter sp. WCHAc010034 and contains these coding sequences:
- the secE gene encoding preprotein translocase subunit SecE; its protein translation is MSNDKSRDALSDAPIPQRNNPAEIVNSSSPLDVVLWVIALILLIGAMMANQHLPAYWAPANDIWVRVGVILACIIVALGLLYATHQGKGFIRLLKDARIELRRVTWPTKQETVTTSWHVLAVVVIASIVLWCFDYVLGWLMKFIIG
- the nusG gene encoding transcription termination/antitermination protein NusG; this encodes MKRWYIIHAYSGYEKQVLRSLNDRIQRSAVADSFGEVLVPTEEVVEMKDGKKRKSERKFFPGYVLVEMEMNDETWHIVKECPKVLGFIGGTAEKPAPITQKEADAILARVRNTGEAPRPKTMFEPGEELLVIDGPFTDFKGVVEEVQYEKSRLTLTINVFNRPTQVELEFRQVEKSV
- the rplK gene encoding 50S ribosomal protein L11; protein product: MAKKIDSYIKLQVPAGKANPSPPIGPALGQRGVNIMAFCKEFNAATQKVEAGLPIPVVITVYNDKSFTFIMKTPPAAVLLKKAAGIQKGSAVPNKTKVGKLTRAQLEEIATTKEPDLTGADLDARVRTIAGSARSMGLEVEL
- the rplA gene encoding 50S ribosomal protein L1; this translates as MAKLTKRQKAIAAALEANKVYTLEEAVQVLNSLPAPKFKESLDVAVNLGVDPRKSDQVVRGATTLPAGTGKTVRVAVFAQGAAAEAAKEAGADIVGFDDLAESIQAGNLDFDVVIAAPDAMRVVGKLGTVLGPRGLMPNPKVGTVTPDVATAVKNAKAGQARYRVDKAGIIHAAIGQVGFTAEAIRSNVETLVADLKKLKPATSKGVYIQKITLSSTMGPGLVVEVANVSK
- the rplJ gene encoding 50S ribosomal protein L10, which codes for MALLIEDKKQIVAEVAEVASTAFAAVVADYQGLTVEQLTALRVEARKLGVATRVVRNTLAKRALQDTQFTILNDNLVGPTILAFSTSEDDMGAAARLFEEFAKTNKAFELKAAAFDGKLYQGADVSVIANLPNQEKALTMLANVLQAPISKLGRLLTALQEKNESEAA
- the rplL gene encoding 50S ribosomal protein L7/L12, which translates into the protein MALTNEEILNAVAEKTVLELVELISAFEEKFNVSAAAVAVAAGPAAAAVEEQTEFNVELTSFGANKVAVIKAVREVTGLGLKEAKDLVEGAPSLLKEGVSKEEAEELKKKLDETGATITVK
- the rpoB gene encoding DNA-directed RNA polymerase subunit beta, with the protein product MAYSYTEKKRIRKNFGKLPKVMDVPYLLAIQVDSYRTFLQDGKTPKNREDIGLQAAFRSVFPIESYSGNAALEFVEYSLGKPEFDVRECILRGSTYAAPMRVKIRLILKDRETKSIKDVREQEVYMGEMPLMTDNGTFVINGTERVIVSQLHRSPGVFFDHDKGKTHSSGKVLYSARIIPYRGSWLDFEFDAKDLVYVRIDRRRKLLATVVLRALGYSNSQILDLFYEKVPVYLDMGSYQIDLVPERLRGEMAQFDIADKDGKVIVEQGKRINARHVRQMEAAGLEKLSVPDEYLYERIIAEDVALRDGDVIAANTVLSHEIMVKLAEGGVKQFNILFTNDIDRGSFIADSLRADTTAGREEALVEIYKVMRPGEPPTKEAAENLFNNLFFSSERYDLSPVGRMKFNRRLGRPYEVGTDQKSREVEGILSNEDITDVLKTLVEIRNGKGEVDDIDHLGNRRVRSVGEMTENQFRVGLVRVERAVKERLSQAETDNLSPQDLINAKPVAAAIKEFFGSSQLSQFMDQNNPLSEITHKRRVSALGPGGLTRERAGFEVRDVHQTHYGRVCPIETPEGPNIGLINSLSVYAKCNNFGFLETPYRKVVDGRVTDDVEYLSAIEEVGTVIAQADSGVDADGNLTEEFVSVRHQGDFVRMPPEKVTHMDVSAQQVVSVAASLIPFLEHDDANRALMGSNMQRQAVPTLIADKPLVGTGMEANVAHDSGVCVLAQRGGRIDFVDASRVVIRVNEEEMVAGEAGVDIYNLIKYTRSNQNTCINQKVLVKLGDKVGRGDVLADGPSTDGGELALGQNMRVAFMTWNGYNYEDSILLSERVLQEDRLTSIHIQELSCVARDTKLGAEEITADIPNVGEAALSKLDESGIVYIGAEVTAGDILVGKVTPKGETQLTPEEKLLRAIFGEKAADVKDSSLRVSSGVKGTVIDVQVFTRDGLEKDDRAQAIEKAQLDAYRKDLKEEYKIFEEAARERIIRLLKGQESNGGGTTKRGDKITEELLSGLELVDLLEIQPSDEAVAERLTQIQVFLKEKSFEIDEKFAEKKRKLSTGDELTTGVLKVVKVYLAVKRRIQPGDKMAGRHGNKGVVSNILPVEDMPHDANGVPVDVVLNPLGVPSRMNVGQILETHLGMAAKGLGDQIDKMLKQQRTVLELREFLDKIYNKVGGEQEDLDSLTDDEILALSGNLRAGVPLATPVFDGAEESQIKDLLELANISRTGQTVLYDGRTGERFDRPVTVGYMYMLKLNHLVDDKMHARSTGSYSLVTQQPLGGKAQFGGQRFGEMEVWALEAYGAAYTLQEMLTVKSDDVEGRTRIYKNIVDGNHYMDPGMPESFNVLTKEIRSLGINIELKNGD